The sequence ATGCGACCTAGGCGCAGCGCGAATCGGCCGACCCGACCGCACGTCACCCGCTCACAGCTGAAGTCTTAATTGGAAACGGTCACTACTGAGGAAACAAGCGGCTACAGCAGCGGCCCGTTAGACAGCGAGCTGGCCTTGTTGAGTCGTCAGCACTTCCCACCGTCGACGACGCCAAGACGACAAAGTACGCAGGCTACTTGGGTGGGGTCGCCCACAGCGTTCCGGTCAAAAACTGCTGCATTTCTGCAGCAGCGGCGCCTGTCTCCCGCGGTGTGCCGACGAATCCGCCGAAAAAGCCTATGCCCCAGAGCATCGCGGCGAGGGCGTCAGCCAACGGCTGCACTCGAGTGGCCGAGGATAGCTCACCACGCTCCACTGCGTCTTTCACCGCCCAGGTTAAGAATCGCCGGATGATTGTCAGGGGGCAATGGTCCGGGTCGCGCAGTTCGGGACGGGTCTCACAGTCAGCAACCGAGGTGCATAAAAACGCAAGGACAGACCTGTCCTGAGCAATCGCGCTGCAGGCCGCTTCGACGAAAACCGACAGCTGGCGTACCAGACCGGTCTCCTGAGCCGCACGGTTGATTGCAGGCGCCACCACCCCGGTATAGGTGGACGTGATGACGTCGTTATACATCGTGGGTTTGTCCGCGAAGTGATAATTCAGCGCCGGCCGCGATACCCCCGCCCGCCGGGCCACCTCCGCGAGGTTGGTGCCGTCGTAGCCGCATTCGCTGAAGACCTCCCTCGCGGCGTTCACAAGACGCTCATGGGTCACCCATCCGGCAGCCCCTGCAGGCCGGCCGGGACCGCGCCGTCCTCGCTCATCCGATTGCTCCACAATCGCCGCCCGTTCCCCCCGAGCCATATCCACCCCTTGCTTGCCACCCCTGCTTGCCACCCCATGGCCGCGCGGCGCCCGCGAATTGACGGCCCCGCAAACAGTCCGGTACCGAACGTAGCTTGTTCAGCGCCCAGATCAAAGCCCAAAGGCCGCCCCGATCTCCTGCCTATAGGCAATTTTCATGTGACTTGGCGGTGGGGCAGTCCCTCACTAGTAACAATGACCGGCAAATCCGCGATTCTCATGCGCCCGTGTTGTGAGCAGTCCCCGACTCTTGCAACACGGGTCCGTCTCTTCGGAGTGGGACATCGGTCACGTCGCCCGCCTTGGCTGCGCCTTCATCGCTGCACCCACCTTAGGGTCGCCCCGCCGAACCGCCTCGCGTCGGACCGAGACGTGACCAACCCCAGCGTC is a genomic window of Mycobacterium sp. ITM-2016-00318 containing:
- a CDS encoding helix-turn-helix domain-containing protein; protein product: MNAAREVFSECGYDGTNLAEVARRAGVSRPALNYHFADKPTMYNDVITSTYTGVVAPAINRAAQETGLVRQLSVFVEAACSAIAQDRSVLAFLCTSVADCETRPELRDPDHCPLTIIRRFLTWAVKDAVERGELSSATRVQPLADALAAMLWGIGFFGGFVGTPRETGAAAAEMQQFLTGTLWATPPK